ttgctcgatcgccaggatggcgattccttcctcataattggaaagggggagatttgttgggttttttatttaagtttccaaatatgaggaaagcttagcccaagcccaacaaaataggCCCAAGATGCTTGTTGACTTGGTCAAGTGTCTTAGGCATTATTTGAATCAATTGTGCAGCTGTATCCAAGTGTGAGAGATTATAGAGAGTTGAGAGACCAAGAAAAAGAGTCAAAAAACTCCAtttccgtctacagtgacagcaggacagaaaagagacgatcccttgagatctaaccgttggatcttcatcaaatttgggctgtgtcttcctgacatcagtgccaaggttttcaaccgttgaattcgtctaaagaggtctgtagctcaagttacagcaggtcgaacagtagcagaattttgggtgatgttattactcttttgtctttaatttcttcatatacttgttgattattgttgttcaagagtatgatgatgttgtatacctctagttgatctagagaaggattattgtattgctctccttgttgatgatagtggaatttaagtggcatACGAGtctcgtggtttttactctcgattttgaggggtttttcacgtaaaaagtctcgcgtgtattgtgtgtgcttgattattcgttattagttgatttgctactgatttggggactgatttgggttggatttggtatagcttatttgttagcatcctcatggtttcatacgggtcgggaaagtgttggtcaaacgggtttgtttccgctttatAGATTATCCGTTGTTATTATTTTCCCATCAGTGCTATCCTTAAACGACTATTCCATGATGATAAAGAGTGTTATGAAAACTTGCCTAATGCACTCGCACGAGCAGAAGCAGCGAGTATAATtatttgagacaaacttgcgagaaataatattAGAACTCTGTATAAGGTAACTGATAGACAAGTGTGGCAAAACCCTGCCTACATCTATCCCAATAGTATCATTTATTTTTATAATGAAATTGAAAACGATTCCGGAACAAAATAGTACGTTATGAGTTAACTCCACACTATGTGAAAACTGCATAAGAAAACAAATATACACCTGCACCCACACTATTCAATCTTTGACATTACATTTTGCACATTCATGTGCACAAACCAAAACCCCTCAATTATTAATTTGGCAAGACTATTGAAGAGTCTTATATATTTGTCCATGCATTAAATATGAGCCACTTACTTGGACTACCGTCCAATCATACCTTCATTGTGATCAACAACTTGAAAATTACACCAATACATACATAGAAATCGATATAATACAAGTGGAATGTAGCGTATATTATGATATACTACAcacatacataaaaatatatacagaCGTTAATGAAATTTATTTAGAAGATCTTATTCGTTCCTAATATCTTTAACGTGGACTTTGTACCCTGAGCATCGTTTCTTTGATTGCGGTGGTGCTACTTGAACTACCAAAAGTATCACTATTAGTTATTAGAGGAACGTGATAAAGATCCATATCTTTACTTTCAATCATTAAGCTGCTCTTATTGTTATAAGAATCTTCATTAACCCAAAGATTCTTACCCAATTTCCTTATTATTTCAAGCTCCATGGTCACTTCTTTCATGCTTGGTCTGTTCACACCTACTAAGTTAAGGCATCTGCATGCCAAGTCACATGCTGCCACAATCTGCTCCTCAGGTGCCTCTTTTGCGACTTCACGATCAACAATCTCAAACAATCGATTTTCCCTTTTCGCCTTCACAAAATATGTTgctagatttctttcctttagagATCTTTCAACTCCAAGGGGCTTTTCCCCCGTTAAGAGTTCCGTAAGAACCACACCAAAGCTATACACATCACTCTTATCTGTTAGTTGGCCTGTATGGAAATATTCAGGATCCAAGTAACCAAACGTCCCTTGAACCATCGTAGTAACTTGATCATGACCTAAAGGGACTAACCTTGAAGCACCAAAATCTGCAATTTTTGCGGTGTAATTGTCATCCAACAAAATATTAGCAGACTTCACATCTCTATGTATGATCGACATTCGAGCATCTGTGTGAAGATAAGCAAGTGCACCAGCCGATTCATGTGCTATCCTTAAACGACTATTCCATGATAATCTCTCGATATCGCTTTTTTTATCATGAATATGATGATGGAGAGTGTCATTAGAAACAAATTCATAAGCTAGCAATGGAACATCAGTCTCCAAACAACATCCCAAAAGTTGCACAACATTTTGGTGATTAATTTGTGTAAGAATTACCATTTCATTTATAAATTGCTCCCTTTGTCCTTCGTCTAATCTTTGAGACTTTTTTATGGCTACTATGCGCTTATCCGGTAGTGTTCCTTTGTACACAATGCCGTTACCtccttttccaagaatattttctTTTGCATAATCATCCGTTGCTTCGTCAAGTTCTTCAACTCGGAAAATCTTCATGGAACCAACCCCAAGACCCCTATTGGCTTTTAGTTTATCTTCCAATAACATACCGCCATTTTGCTCAAAGAATTTTTGTCTTTGCAGAAGTAGCTGCCTCCTCTTGGCTGTATAGTAAATGACAGATGATCCAAGTAGAACTACAAAGAATCCAAATCCGATACCTAAATGTTTTTATGGACAAGTTATCATTGAATACCtagtgtgggattgggtattgttgttgttgttgttgttgttgttatcattGAATACCTAAAATCAATATTACTAGaagcaatatataaatatatatatatatatatatatatatatatatatatatatatatatatataggtttttgagcccgtgcgttacacgggtgtgtaaaaaatcgtgcaaaaaatgtaatttgcagttcatattggtagctaaatagcgatactaaaaaaattgaaaaagtataagaattatttaagagtccgtggcgttgacaaattttaaacattcttttgagtttaagagtccgtggtcttgacaaattttaaaaattccttttcagtttaagagctcgtggtgttcACGAATTTTAAAAGTTATTTTGAGTTTAAGGGCACGTggtgttaaaaaattttaaaagtggttttgAGTGGTGTTattaacttaatgtctacaatttgttttctcaccattaatatctttttaatatataaattatatactacgtaatatttagagtcCATTGAAAATTTATCATGGAACATAACAttagtaaagtataagttatattattttagaattattatatataattattttttgaataaaagtatAACACGCGAGTTTAATTATAGAAAAATTATTAGTCATTTCAGTAAAATAATGGTACTCGAGAGAGCCATCATATATAATTAATAtcataatagttatatttgcgtgtttataaatattttaaggacttaaactgtaaattcaaatcacttccatatttattgctaaaaagaaatgctcaATTAGTAGTGCATCGAAGCTCCATTTTGAATACAACTTATTacattttgttcgtaaaattaattCGAGTTGAACGACGATGGCAGTAGAACCTAACTCGCGGTGAACATAAAGATAAATCCATTAAAAAAATTACCAATACCATCACTGGTATATATGTAAATTATCATTGTTGAAAATATGAAACTTTTGATATTAATTGTTTTGCTCGATTACTAATTTCCATATTACATCAACACTTTCCATCATACATTTATGGATTTGTCATACGGAGTACTTTCCATCATATAtatttaagattaatattatatacatatatatatatatatatatatatatatatatatatatatatatatatatatatatatatatatatatatatcgaaatagggatgattttctctacttttgaaaGTATTTTTactctgagtggagaaatgacttgtctttattctcggataagtgaatgattgtctacatctcacctcctccatacaccaattatgtggtattggattttgttgttgttgttatatatatatatatatacatatatatatatatatatatatatatatatatatatatatatatatatatatatataagcatctataaataactttcaatcacaatcaataaaaaaaaatttgtttatatatatgaatgtatgtatgtgtaacgaccctggaatttccaacatttatttattaataattattattattaatacgtgtgattaaacgaatgtatgttattacatttacatgttgccatgattgcccgtacttgacttttaagtgcccgaaacgtctttgtgacacccggaactttcacgaataatatttttagatattatttacattcatgattaaatttattaatcattttaattaactaaggctattagttagttacttgggctttaattggtttaacttgtgatttatttgaacttgggctttgttagtgtaatggactcatgttattggacttccaagcccaccctacactactagtggacttagttagcccatgtcttcaagtgtaagtatcatttagtgaggtaactagttagtttcaacacttggaatctagttaacatacacttcccatgcatgcatcctcattatccaaCTTTTAAGCTTTTACACATGAAGAGCCATTAAACATTAGCCTTCCCTCTTTTTTTCTGCAGAATGCCGAAGGCCTATGGCCATGTGGggattcaaaaatttttttttacactacttgttcactagtactcacttgcatctctcatttccaactcacactcttacttgcaacatttcttttctctcttttctctagttcttgtaagtaatcttgaagactttttctcttcttcttttcttcttaaaaccaaatacatacatgcaaatcatcatcatcatttgttattctttgttgttaatgttacttgtcttgttaattgttgttatttacttacatgtttcaagaatctaactttctagtttgattcatcttttatcttgttttaacaagaacaatcaagaactaaactctctagtttacgttctacatataatgtttcaaagattataagttcattgttgttgaaatcatacttgtaagtcatggaagtaaacttaaagtttactttacttaaagatcaactttggttgaatctttaaagtatgagcaacctttgaactaattacttgtttaattaacttgtttctttattttatacactttaatttcatgtagttagtttatatggtcaagtactacaagttagtcttgatctcatatctcttgaacaaattaagttaaccttggaagttcaagaacacacaaacaagttttctttaaatataactttggatcttgacttttgagtcttggatcttcaagatcaaactaagaactatgttctactacttatgatcttgattagttagttaactttcaagtttatagttcatgtatgtgttagatctaagaccttgatgcaactttggttcatcaaacttcatacaactcttaagtgagttgtgcttcatgtcttagacttgcacataggttatgatggtcaagacttggttaagatgatgtagatacatcaatgagttgtacacttgaagctatatgcatcaaggatgagaaccatgatgaacatcaagcaccaagaccaccgaaacccttttaaactcactgttctgtccaaaacctactgacctgatgattctggaacagaccagtagacctgggctgttctaaccttgatttttagatagaacttttcgagtagataacttttcatataggactcgtcttaatccgagttacggtttaggatttatggccctccgatcgttactatgtcctttaacgttgtgcagaaatttctgacctactcgcacttagaccgtctccacggtcaaaccaagacgagtttgcttctgtaaattttaccacacttaagggactcatagacggagccgtggccactggtctcaccttaattcagtaagggtagaggccgtggtgactgacagaagtcagactttgttttaaactactttcataaacgaaacctaccttacgccttttgtttaatgatgaatgatgatgacccttaagacctaaattacatacttttaaacctattaagacgatttactaacttagtactatttgacttaggttgaggacttcggaccatttacttgcacacctttcccgactactactttaccgctacatatcattgtgagttatagcattccctttttactttaacttattttgggaactgagaatacatgcagattttatgttttacatactaggcacgagtacttaaacttatatatgtg
This genomic window from Rutidosis leptorrhynchoides isolate AG116_Rl617_1_P2 chromosome 2, CSIRO_AGI_Rlap_v1, whole genome shotgun sequence contains:
- the LOC139894306 gene encoding wall-associated receptor kinase 2-like isoform X2; protein product: MLLYTIILFLFTFPCTMSMNNNISKRGCPSECGNITVPYPFGIGKGTGCSLDDSFYVTCNTTIEPGPQLFFQSSNIRIHDINISNSNLRIFTHLSYICYNQQGFIEDSLIWNFTIVDQFTFSEKNKFTVIGCDDVALIKGQNEQSYSSGCIGLCSEAHEVHDGKCSGDGCCQTSITKGLKFYSVTLQTYRSHKDVWPFNPCGYAFLAEESSFHFDGIANASNYSEFSGRLESSLLVAIDWVISPDQTCSGANVCQENSNCTDMQLGGGYLCQCVEGYEGNPYLGCQDINECERLDEYPCNGTCVNTIGGYNCKCKDGYSGHDANKDGCRRESFPIFRLSLVLLGSSVIYYTAKRRQLLLQRQKFFEQNGGMLLEDKLKANRGLGVGSMKIFRVEELDEATDDYAKENILGKGGNGIVYKGTLPDKRIVAIKKSQRLDEGQREQFINEMVILTQINHQNVVQLLGCCLETDVPLLAYEFVSNDTLHHHIHDKKSDIERLSWNSRLRIAHESAGALAYLHTDARMSIIHRDVKSANILLDDNYTAKIADFGASRLVPLGHDQVTTMVQGTFGYLDPEYFHTGQLTDKSDVYSFGVVLTELLTGEKPLGVERSLKERNLATYFVKAKRENRLFEIVDREVAKEAPEEQIVAACDLACRCLNLVGVNRPSMKEVTMELEIIRKLGKNLWVNEDSYNNKSSLMIESKDMDLYHVPLITNSDTFGSSSSTTAIKETMLRVQSPR
- the LOC139894306 gene encoding wall-associated receptor kinase 2-like isoform X1, whose product is MLLYTIILFLFTFPCTMSMNNNISKRGCPSECGNITVPYPFGIGKGTGCSLDDSFYVTCNTTIEPGPQLFFQSSNIRIHDINISNSNLRIFTHLSYICYNQQGFIEDSLIWNFTIVDQFTFSEKNKFTVIGCDDVALIKGQNEQSYSSGCIGLCSEAHEVHDGKCSGDGCCQTSITKGLKFYSVTLQTYRSHKDVWPFNPCGYAFLAEESSFHFDGIANASNYSEFSGRLESSLLVAIDWVISPDQTCSGANVCQENSNCTDMQLGGGYLCQCVEGYEGNPYLGCQDINECERLDEYPCNGTCVNTIGGYNCKCKDGYSGHDANKDGCRRESFPIFRLSLGIGFGFFVVLLGSSVIYYTAKRRQLLLQRQKFFEQNGGMLLEDKLKANRGLGVGSMKIFRVEELDEATDDYAKENILGKGGNGIVYKGTLPDKRIVAIKKSQRLDEGQREQFINEMVILTQINHQNVVQLLGCCLETDVPLLAYEFVSNDTLHHHIHDKKSDIERLSWNSRLRIAHESAGALAYLHTDARMSIIHRDVKSANILLDDNYTAKIADFGASRLVPLGHDQVTTMVQGTFGYLDPEYFHTGQLTDKSDVYSFGVVLTELLTGEKPLGVERSLKERNLATYFVKAKRENRLFEIVDREVAKEAPEEQIVAACDLACRCLNLVGVNRPSMKEVTMELEIIRKLGKNLWVNEDSYNNKSSLMIESKDMDLYHVPLITNSDTFGSSSSTTAIKETMLRVQSPR